The sequence below is a genomic window from Venturia canescens isolate UGA chromosome 9, ASM1945775v1, whole genome shotgun sequence.
AAATATGTAAAAATTGTAATTATCGTTATTGTTAAGAAGTTCGAAATACGAATCTGACTATGAATTCATTCATGATTGTCTGATAGAAATCATTCTTTATCGCCggattggaattttcgttttgaTTCCACCCAAAAATCGATCAACACTTTGCTTTATTTTGAATAGGCAGGAACAGTTTAAATTCAGCGGGTAATTCATCTTCCGAGTAGAGTCGGTCTGAAAAGTAAACCCTTCGTATTCGACAATTGGCGTGAATTTGAACTCTCAGTGTTTCGACATAGTTAGTGCCATAGGCTCGACGAGTAAAATCAGCGAGGTTGAATTGTATCTGATTCCATCCGTCGTCGAGGCGCATCGGCATCGTACAGATGAATGGCTTAACTCGAGTCGTTGATTGATAATTACTTGCTCTGAAACGTCTTCTCACATTTTTGTCATCGATTACCTGAAACAACGATAACCTTTAGTTTTATCAACTAATTAACCAAGCAATACGAGAGGAGATCAAAATGATCCCACACAATATGTGTATAgggagatatttttttaacgtacTTGAACTTCGAAGGTGaagtattttttcagattttttataatcataacTAAAAAAGGTAATTTTATGCCTAGAGTTTTTCTCGGATCAGCCGGACACGTGATGTACGTCGTACTGACATTGCTGCCAAGAATTTCCAAAACAAGACTCTGTATATCGTTGTCGGTGATTCTTTTAATGTGACCATTTCGCACTTTTTTGTCCCATATTTGTAGCGGTTTACTTCCGATGCTGtacaaaatcgataaaaacccGCTTTGGAAAGTGTTTTtgaacatgattttttttgttacttcCCAATATAGTAGACACAAGCAGAACGTTGAGCCCTAACCCcactttcgttttttgtttgtcgATCACTTTCCCCAACACAAAACCTGACGAgtctacaatttttcaaatcattatttttagtagaattacataatttttatgattaacGTTAATGTTTCTTCATGATCATGGTCATGTTTTGTTGTTCTGTAGATTCACGTATCCATCTCCCCTCCCACCGATGTTTGTGGGTACTTGCGAGGCGACGCGCGCGCGCCGCATGTGTTACAAGAACGATCACAGCGCTTTTTCTGCAGCGGgaaatccaaaattcaaaaagatcGAAgaataattcttttttcaccttATCCAAGAAATAAAGAGTACGGATTGATATATAATTATAACATTTTCGGTATTTATTGACGAAATGAACAACCGCAAATATAATTGGGAACCGAATGAATATTCTCATCGGATGTTAAAGAAGATACCGACGGTAAGTTTGGTAAATTTTACGATACGCGAGGCGCTGCTGCCGTCGttgttttcctattttttaaatctttatCCATTCAACTTTAATAATTAAACTTATTCAACAAATAATGGGCGAGTAGCgtaattttattcctttttctttgaGGATACTACTCGTTGCGCTTTTGCTAACGACtctctgttttttctttttcagttttatcgcttttgaaaatcttacgtggcaaaaaacacaatttgtacattttgaaacggaagaacgaaaaaataaaaaatttattactacACGAATTTAAGACTAAAAGGGATCCAACGCCTGGTTCAGCATTAAATCTCAAATATCTCAGTATTCCGTGTACCACTCATTTCCTTTTCGCAtctttacgtttttttctttttttactttttaacgTTATCTCAGTTCACTTCGACATTCgtcattttaattaatataCAAACGAGAACTAATACACAGTCGGGTTGGTCGAATCGCCGCTGAAACTATATGTATATTAAGAAGCAGACTGCATTTACATTATAGTTACTTCGGTGTATTCGAGATCTCGGCGAGTGTCGCGGAACAGAGAAACGACGAATACTAACGGTTCGAACACCGCAAagaacgttgtttttttttcttttcatttttttaatactttatCCTGCTTATTTTCAAGTTCGATTCGCTTCCCTtgcttctctccctctccaaaactatggaaataaaatttttcattatctcGTACGTGTCTACGCtacaactatttttttttttttttttcgtttttttgcattttctttcaatcagAAGAACCAAAAGTCTTCCGTTCAACTCGTCACTCCCATTTTACTCAAACCGTAACAATATAGACTTGAAAAACATTCTTCCATATTTTCGTCAGCCAACAATCTCATTAAACCTcggttattttttgttttcgacacttttggtttttttttatcttttgtttTCACAGACGCTTTTTCATAAAACGTAAACTACTTTCTACAGGCTTACACATAGAAGCTAATCgagcgagagagcaagagagagagagagagaggaggagagaaGATAAATAAGCAAATACAAGAAATGTTCAAGGATCAATCACGAACTTGTGAtccctttgaaaaataccttaaAGCTAGGCGATTTTCAGCCAATCGTCAATCGATAGACGGCGCGCGTTCATTAAAACTGACGAATTATCATCAaattgaatataaataaatgtgtTTTCCAATTGGAGAAAACACATACGAAAAATgggaacaaaaaattgatttcttCAATGAATTTAGCTTAAATCTAGTGTCATATATTCGTATTCGTATTAATAATGCGCGCGCACGTGGTTTGCAAGGGATTCATCGCAATTTTTGTTACCAATGAAGCTTCATGAACATATAAACTTGATGTATATACGttcacgaatgaaaaaataaaaataaaaataaaaagtgtaTAACTCAAACTGCAAGCAAAAACGCAGAACATTCGCGAACTACGACGTAGGTACATTGAATTTCCTAAACtataaaataattcatttttctcgcgtTGCAATCGTTCTATTGAGAGTACGCGATAATTTCAGGAGGTCGCTTTTTCGTCCAGCATGGAGACGGGAAATTTCGGTTTACCGAAATAATAAGATGATAGTGGTAAATTTTCATAATCGCACAGCAGtaaacataaatttgtcaattAATCCGTAATTGAAAGAtgcaatagaaaataaaatataaaattcaagGACCATGTTACGAGGATCTCATATTCGAATACTCGTATGACAAATTTTATGTGTGTCAAAAAAGAATAATATTACTTGTCGATCGGTTGATTAATAACGACTTTTTTTGTTTGATCGTGTATCTCGATCGCATCATCCGGCAATATTTCCTTCTCGGGTTTGGCACTCGTGTCGAGACCCAATTTTCCGAGTGTTCGGAGTGCTGTCAGCACAGCCTGATTACGACTTTCATTCACCGTCGATCCACTGCCGTGACATACTTGGGGTGGATCCGTACTCAGGGAAACCAACGAGAGACAGCGATTGTACGAGGCCTGAAAGTACAATTTCCATTGATAGAGGAGTATTATTCCACGTTCATGAGTTTCGATACCTCAAATGAATAAATCAAAGTTTCATGTGAATGTTAATCTGAAATATGTAATTCTCGGAAACAGGATAAAACTGTTGAACACAGGGGAATTATACCTTTGGGAAATCGACGAAAGTAGCTTTAAAGTTGAGAAGTTGGGCAAGATACATCAACTGATCCTTGGGCGACAGGCCATTGGTAGTTTGTTGATTATTCTGTTGACCCCTGAGTGCATCAGCAACAGCTTGTAGCGTAGGCCCGTTCTGATTGTTTTGTAAATTATCACGAACGGAATTACCACCGCCATTACCGGAGAGTTTAGAGTCTTGTTGCCCGGCAGGATCGACAAGTAATAGTCCTGGTGCCAACTGCCGTCCACCACCTCCGCCGACGATAGTTTGTTGttgattttctttattatttatttgttcatCTTCAAGAAAAGTGACTTTTCGTAATTTTCCAGAATTTCCGTCGTTGCCTCGATTTTCCGAATTGTTTGAGTCTTTGGAGGTAGATTTTATCGAAGGTTTCGTAGGTTGTGGCTGAGCTGGTTTGCTATAGCCTAATTGAGCGAGGAGTGCTTCCGCGGCAGCctttttactcaattttttattcgagccAATACCTTGTGCGGAAAATTGTCCTATAGTAACTTCCATGAGAAATTCGCGTCTTCGGGGCCCGCCTTTCTCTTCAACGAGCCTATAAATTGGTTCTCTCTCCCGTTTCGAATGTTGTATCTGCACGAGGCGGGAAATGGGATCAACTTCTTCGGTGTTATCGGAATCCGTACGTGGGCCTTGATTATCGCGTATCAGATTTCGCCGAGGTTTCTTCGTATTCGAAGGCTTACGTTTCATGCCGGCTGAACGTACGGTTACCGTGGTTGGCAACGGTGGCAACCTTTTAAGCTCTTCGAGCATTAATTCcgctgcattttttttcgatactttCTTGGAGGAACCCTCGCCAATTGTTTCCTTATCGCCGACCGTACATTGCGTCGTGAAGGTACGGATATGTGGTTTTCCGGTCTCCGAAACGACTTTGAAACTTACCGGTAAACCTCGCTTCAACGCTGTCTCATGCACCAATGATACTGGACTTTTTATCTCCGCGCTCGGATCTTCGGTAGTGCTGCATGTACCAACACCGTTCTCTACGATCGTTTTACCGCTTCCGCTCGTTGAGCCGACCGTCCCGGCCCCGCCTCCACCGCTGCTTCCAGTGTTACCTGCATTCGGGCATTCCTCCGGTATTGGCAGTTGTTTCAATTGCTCCAGAGCACGACTTGCTGCATCGTGTCGAGCCGCTTGACCCGTTGCTCCTCGACCGATAAATTCTCGATCACCCACCTATGgaataaattcattgaaaatcacCATTTTTAAATCAATAAATTGTCAATATTCATCGGATAATTGCCAATCTTTTATTGACGACCATTCACCTTGAGCGTAACGAGATATAATTTCTCTCGTTTTGGTGTAAAGCCAGGAGCAAATTGGGGAAAGTGCGGATTAAACAGACGCGGTGGTCTTATGCCGAAACCAggttgaaaaaaaggttgcgGCGTCGCCGGTGGTGCATTTCTTATTGTATAAACCGTAAGTTCACCACGTTTCATAGCTAAAGAATTCAATTCAACGGTCGGCGGCAAGTTTCCTGTTGACAATAAATTAACGAGTAAAcatcaaattattttcatttttatttgttaaaaACTTCGACATTTATCGTTTGAAAATGAGCTCAAGCTTTACCACTTCTGCGGATCATAATTCAATCACATTTTCAACATTCTTTCACGTACCCGTTGCCGATGACCCTTTCCCAAGATGACCGACTCTCATAGCCCTCGTAGGTTTTGGTGGCGGATGCCTGTACCACGTAGTCGTAAGAGCTTCGGTGGCAGCGCTGTGTTGAGCTTTTTTAATACTTTGTCCTTCAGCAACATATTCTTCTTCGCCGAGTTTCAGAGTGACGGTGAATCTTTTTTTATGCGCTGGACCCTGTTCATTCGTGAGTCTATATTGATGTTGTAATTTGTTGAACCTAGCGAGTTCATTAACCAGACACATCggagttttttctttcatgtttGCCAAAACTGCACTCGTTACGTTAGCCGGATTTGGATTCAACGGACGACTCGATGGACTCTCGTCCCTTTCATCAACACCATCATTGTCCTCCTGATTCGATGATACTTTCTTCTGTTCCGTACTAGTTTGTTGTGACGTGTTCAGCTGTTGGTGCTGCTGCTTTTGTTGTTGAGGCTGTTGTAACGGTGTTTGCTGCTGATATCGTTGCTGTTGTAACATTTGACTCGGATGAGCTACCATTTGTGCATTTGGTTCCATTTGACGATTAAGACCAATCGTTACCATTTTACCTAGATCAACCAATATTCCAATCTATAATCATTCCTATTAACGAGTTTTTGTAATTTTCCTTAAAATGCAAAATTCCTTTAAATAAGTTATTCATTAAATAGAACTCAAATATTTGATAAACAATCTGAGAAGAAAAACATTCTGCACACACAATCACATGCCACTCGTATCAGAATCGTTAATAAATTATCCTTCATGCAATTCAATACTTCATTTTAGTTCGTTtatgttttttaaatgtacGGAAGAAATAAGAGTTGGTTTATGTAAGAATAAAATTGTGAACGGATTTCCAACAACTCTGGTAtgacgagcaaaaaaaataagcaaagTATAAGGAATAAAGCAaaagaatttatgaaaataatcgtTACTGCAAAACATTAGGAAATAAATGGATAATTGTGTTTATGTTGAGgtgttaaaatttttaattcaagATGAATCTCAAGATGAGATGATTCTATGATTCGATatagaaattattttcaagacaATTGGAAACCTTTTGATTTGAAtgtgttttcaaaatttattcttaATCCTTCAGATGGACGAATATTAAACTGTCACAACTGGCAAATATTTTGCGACCCATTGATTATTCAAATTGTAGCTACGATATtaattttgtttcgttttgttATAAGAAAGAACCGACCTTCGA
It includes:
- the Bug22 gene encoding cilia- and flagella-associated protein 20 gives rise to the protein MFKNTFQSGFLSILYSIGSKPLQIWDKKVRNGHIKRITDNDIQSLVLEILGSNVSTTYITCPADPRKTLGIKLPFLVMIIKNLKKYFTFEVQVIDDKNVRRRFRASNYQSTTRVKPFICTMPMRLDDGWNQIQFNLADFTRRAYGTNYVETLRVQIHANCRIRRVYFSDRLYSEDELPAEFKLFLPIQNKAKC
- the stau gene encoding double-stranded RNA-binding protein Staufen homolog 2 isoform X1 — translated: MQNQLRENKFVSNMMMGGPVRPMQPSNMVPPHQAQHMHAAAHRTPQQMQHQQILSMHHMQHSIPPGSNPRQPVLMSVNAQNSNGSYISKISVVCLLLVLLSGVDAKDHQAMFNISTDILEQMLGPSGCIEGKMVTIGLNRQMEPNAQMVAHPSQMLQQQRYQQQTPLQQPQQQKQQHQQLNTSQQTSTEQKKVSSNQEDNDGVDERDESPSSRPLNPNPANVTSAVLANMKEKTPMCLVNELARFNKLQHQYRLTNEQGPAHKKRFTVTLKLGEEEYVAEGQSIKKAQHSAATEALTTTWYRHPPPKPTRAMRVGHLGKGSSATGNLPPTVELNSLAMKRGELTVYTIRNAPPATPQPFFQPGFGIRPPRLFNPHFPQFAPGFTPKREKLYLVTLKVGDREFIGRGATGQAARHDAASRALEQLKQLPIPEECPNAGNTGSSGGGGAGTVGSTSGSGKTIVENGVGTCSTTEDPSAEIKSPVSLVHETALKRGLPVSFKVVSETGKPHIRTFTTQCTVGDKETIGEGSSKKVSKKNAAELMLEELKRLPPLPTTVTVRSAGMKRKPSNTKKPRRNLIRDNQGPRTDSDNTEEVDPISRLVQIQHSKREREPIYRLVEEKGGPRRREFLMEVTIGQFSAQGIGSNKKLSKKAAAEALLAQLGYSKPAQPQPTKPSIKSTSKDSNNSENRGNDGNSGKLRKVTFLEDEQINNKENQQQTIVGGGGGRQLAPGLLLVDPAGQQDSKLSGNGGGNSVRDNLQNNQNGPTLQAVADALRGQQNNQQTTNGLSPKDQLMYLAQLLNFKATFVDFPKASYNRCLSLVSLSTDPPQVCHGSGSTVNESRNQAVLTALRTLGKLGLDTSAKPEKEILPDDAIEIHDQTKKVVINQPIDK
- the stau gene encoding double-stranded RNA-binding protein Staufen homolog 2 isoform X2, translated to MQNQLRENKFVSNMMMGGPVRPMQPSNMVPPHQAQHMHAAAHRTPQQMQHQQILSMHHMQHSIPPGSNPRQPVLMSVNAQNSNGKMVTIGLNRQMEPNAQMVAHPSQMLQQQRYQQQTPLQQPQQQKQQHQQLNTSQQTSTEQKKVSSNQEDNDGVDERDESPSSRPLNPNPANVTSAVLANMKEKTPMCLVNELARFNKLQHQYRLTNEQGPAHKKRFTVTLKLGEEEYVAEGQSIKKAQHSAATEALTTTWYRHPPPKPTRAMRVGHLGKGSSATGNLPPTVELNSLAMKRGELTVYTIRNAPPATPQPFFQPGFGIRPPRLFNPHFPQFAPGFTPKREKLYLVTLKVGDREFIGRGATGQAARHDAASRALEQLKQLPIPEECPNAGNTGSSGGGGAGTVGSTSGSGKTIVENGVGTCSTTEDPSAEIKSPVSLVHETALKRGLPVSFKVVSETGKPHIRTFTTQCTVGDKETIGEGSSKKVSKKNAAELMLEELKRLPPLPTTVTVRSAGMKRKPSNTKKPRRNLIRDNQGPRTDSDNTEEVDPISRLVQIQHSKREREPIYRLVEEKGGPRRREFLMEVTIGQFSAQGIGSNKKLSKKAAAEALLAQLGYSKPAQPQPTKPSIKSTSKDSNNSENRGNDGNSGKLRKVTFLEDEQINNKENQQQTIVGGGGGRQLAPGLLLVDPAGQQDSKLSGNGGGNSVRDNLQNNQNGPTLQAVADALRGQQNNQQTTNGLSPKDQLMYLAQLLNFKATFVDFPKASYNRCLSLVSLSTDPPQVCHGSGSTVNESRNQAVLTALRTLGKLGLDTSAKPEKEILPDDAIEIHDQTKKVVINQPIDK